A single window of Streptomyces sudanensis DNA harbors:
- a CDS encoding DegV family protein, translating to MSRHVAIVTDSTAYLPPQTMERHGVTAVPLTVVLGGRAMEEGGGISARSLAHALQRRRSVTTSRPSPETFAAHYRRVAEKGATGIVSLHLSAELSGTYEAALLAAREAPVPVRVVDTGMIAMALGFCAVAAAEAAQADCGMDEVVAAAEKRASGTSAYFYVDTLDHLRRGGRIGAARALLGSALAVKPLLELNGGRIEPREKVRTASKAIARLEEIAVERAGRAPVDIAVHHLAAAGRADTLAGHLRDRVPGLVDLHVSEVGAVIGAHTGPGLLGVVVSQR from the coding sequence ATGTCCCGCCATGTCGCGATCGTCACCGATTCCACGGCCTACCTGCCGCCGCAGACGATGGAGCGGCACGGTGTCACCGCGGTGCCCCTGACCGTCGTCCTGGGCGGCAGGGCGATGGAGGAGGGCGGCGGGATCTCGGCCCGTTCCCTCGCCCACGCCCTGCAGAGGCGACGCTCCGTCACCACGTCGCGGCCCAGCCCGGAGACGTTCGCCGCCCACTACCGCCGGGTCGCCGAGAAGGGCGCCACCGGGATCGTCTCGCTCCACCTGTCTGCCGAGTTGTCCGGTACGTACGAGGCGGCGCTGCTCGCGGCCCGGGAGGCGCCGGTTCCGGTGCGGGTGGTCGACACCGGGATGATCGCCATGGCGCTGGGCTTCTGCGCCGTCGCGGCGGCCGAGGCGGCGCAGGCGGACTGCGGCATGGACGAGGTCGTGGCGGCCGCGGAGAAGCGCGCCTCCGGTACCTCCGCGTACTTCTACGTCGACACCCTCGACCACCTCCGGCGCGGTGGGCGCATCGGGGCCGCCCGGGCCCTGCTGGGCTCGGCGCTGGCCGTGAAACCCCTGCTGGAGCTGAACGGCGGGCGCATCGAACCGAGGGAGAAGGTGCGCACCGCGTCGAAGGCCATCGCCCGGCTGGAGGAGATCGCGGTCGAACGGGCGGGCCGCGCCCCCGTCGACATCGCCGTCCACCATCTCGCCGCCGCCGGACGGGCCGACACGCTCGCCGGGCACCTGCGCGACCGTGTACCGGGCCTGGTCGACCTGCATGTCAGCGAAGTCGGCGCGGTGATCGGCGCGCACACCGGGCCGGGGCTGCTGGGAGTGGTCGTCTCGCAGCGGTGA
- a CDS encoding ComEC/Rec2 family competence protein has translation MTPEEPGARPEPRAATHSASGHRLGAANPRWEGPADLRLVAPALAAWAAAAVTLPLPGWWTATGAALCGAGGAALLLGGRRRRTARVPGRRGNATACAAVLLCAAAGAASAGLHGADLRRGPVPSLAEEHATVTAEVTVRSDPRPIAPRVRGDRPMPASIVLNAEVTRVRAPDGTATRVRTPVLVMARPGEDGRHGAAWLRLLPSTTLQVTGRLALPRRSGDPFAAVLYAGTGPPRVTGPPSALHRTAGRLRAGLREATDELPPDARALLPGLVVGDTSRIPEDLRGAFEATDLTHLLAVSGSNLTIVLLLLIGPAGTAASAERGGLAPRLGLPLRGTALLGGALTLAFVVVCRPEPSVLRAAACGLITLLAIGTGRRRSLVPALAGAVLLLVLYEPWLARSYGFLLSVLATGALLTIAPRWSLALRARGLPPRAAEALAAAAAAQAVCAPVVAVFAARVSLVAIPCNLLAELAVAPATVLGFAALATAPLAMPAARLLAECAAWPAGWVASVARTGASLPGAQADWPGGWRGGLLLAAATAALLLAVRRLPYRPWVAAGCVGLLLLAVVRPVPLVRVVTGWPPPGWVFAMCDVGQGDATVLEAGDGTAVVVDAGPDPEPVDRCLRDLGVSRVPLVLLTHFHADHVTGLPGVLRGRSVGVIQTTGLLDPPGQAAFVRRTAAAARVPVVHAAPGERRRAGPLDWQVLWPAPVVGFAPEGPNDASVTLLVRARGGVTLLLLGDLEPPSQRGLSRAHPALPRVDVLKVAHHGSAHQDPELLGRARPRLALVSAGRDNPYGHPSPHTLDALREAGAAVLRTDRDGAIAVTGSGRDLRAVARRPP, from the coding sequence CTGACCCCGGAGGAACCGGGCGCGCGCCCCGAGCCGCGTGCCGCGACCCACAGCGCGTCGGGCCACCGGCTGGGCGCCGCCAACCCGCGGTGGGAAGGCCCGGCCGACCTGCGGCTGGTGGCGCCCGCCCTGGCCGCGTGGGCGGCGGCCGCGGTCACCCTGCCCCTTCCCGGCTGGTGGACGGCGACCGGCGCCGCCCTGTGCGGAGCGGGAGGAGCCGCGCTCCTGCTGGGCGGGCGGCGGAGGCGTACGGCCCGGGTGCCCGGCCGGCGGGGGAACGCCACCGCGTGCGCCGCCGTACTGCTGTGCGCCGCGGCCGGCGCGGCCTCGGCGGGGCTGCACGGGGCCGACCTGCGGCGCGGACCGGTCCCCTCCTTGGCGGAGGAGCACGCGACGGTCACCGCCGAGGTGACGGTCCGCTCCGACCCGAGGCCCATCGCCCCCCGGGTGCGCGGGGACCGGCCGATGCCCGCCTCCATCGTCCTGAACGCGGAGGTGACACGGGTGAGGGCGCCGGACGGAACGGCCACGCGGGTCCGCACACCGGTCCTCGTGATGGCCCGCCCCGGGGAGGACGGGCGGCACGGCGCCGCCTGGCTGCGGCTGCTGCCCTCCACCACCCTGCAGGTGACCGGGAGGCTCGCTCTTCCGCGCCGCTCCGGCGACCCGTTCGCCGCAGTGCTGTACGCGGGCACGGGACCGCCCCGCGTCACCGGCCCGCCGAGTGCCCTGCACCGTACGGCGGGACGACTGCGCGCCGGGCTGCGCGAAGCCACCGACGAACTCCCACCGGACGCCCGGGCGCTGCTGCCCGGTCTCGTCGTCGGCGACACCTCGCGCATCCCCGAGGACCTGCGCGGGGCGTTCGAAGCGACGGACCTCACCCACCTCCTGGCCGTCTCCGGCAGCAATCTGACCATCGTCCTCCTGCTGCTCATCGGGCCCGCCGGTACGGCGGCGAGCGCCGAACGGGGCGGGCTGGCGCCCCGGCTGGGCCTCCCGCTCCGGGGGACGGCGCTGCTGGGCGGGGCACTGACCCTGGCGTTCGTGGTGGTGTGCCGGCCCGAGCCGAGCGTGCTGCGTGCCGCCGCGTGCGGACTGATCACCCTGCTGGCCATCGGCACCGGGCGGCGCAGGTCGCTGGTTCCCGCTCTCGCCGGGGCGGTTCTGCTGCTGGTGCTGTACGAGCCGTGGCTGGCCCGCAGTTACGGATTCCTCCTGTCGGTCCTGGCGACCGGCGCGCTCCTCACGATCGCCCCGCGCTGGAGCCTCGCCCTCCGGGCACGCGGACTCCCACCACGTGCCGCGGAGGCCCTGGCCGCGGCGGCCGCCGCGCAGGCGGTGTGCGCGCCGGTGGTGGCCGTCTTCGCGGCACGGGTGAGCCTGGTGGCGATCCCCTGCAACCTGCTCGCCGAGCTCGCGGTGGCGCCGGCCACGGTCCTCGGTTTCGCCGCACTGGCGACCGCCCCGCTCGCCATGCCGGCGGCCCGGCTGCTCGCCGAGTGCGCCGCCTGGCCCGCCGGGTGGGTGGCGTCCGTCGCGCGGACCGGGGCGTCCCTGCCCGGGGCGCAGGCGGACTGGCCGGGCGGCTGGCGGGGCGGGCTGCTGCTGGCCGCCGCGACCGCGGCGCTGCTGCTCGCGGTACGCCGGTTGCCGTACCGGCCGTGGGTGGCCGCCGGTTGCGTCGGGCTGCTGTTGCTCGCCGTGGTACGGCCCGTGCCGCTCGTCCGCGTCGTCACCGGGTGGCCGCCGCCCGGCTGGGTCTTCGCGATGTGCGACGTGGGCCAGGGCGATGCCACGGTCCTGGAGGCGGGGGACGGCACGGCCGTCGTGGTCGACGCGGGACCGGACCCCGAACCGGTCGACCGGTGCCTGCGGGACCTGGGCGTCAGCCGGGTGCCGCTCGTACTGCTCACCCACTTCCACGCCGACCACGTGACGGGGCTGCCGGGCGTGCTGCGCGGCCGGTCCGTGGGGGTGATCCAGACGACCGGGCTCCTCGACCCGCCGGGACAGGCCGCGTTCGTCCGCCGCACGGCCGCCGCCGCGCGCGTGCCCGTGGTCCACGCGGCACCCGGGGAGCGGCGCCGGGCCGGGCCGCTCGACTGGCAGGTGCTGTGGCCCGCACCCGTCGTCGGGTTCGCCCCGGAGGGCCCCAACGACGCCAGCGTCACCCTGCTCGTCCGCGCCCGCGGCGGGGTGACCCTGCTCCTCCTCGGCGACTTGGAGCCGCCGTCCCAGCGCGGCCTCTCCCGGGCCCACCCCGCGTTGCCGAGGGTGGACGTCCTCAAGGTCGCGCACCACGGCTCGGCGCACCAGGACCCCGAACTGCTCGGCAGGGCCAGGCCGCGGCTCGCTCTGGTGTCGGCCGGACGGGACAACCCGTACGGGCACCCGTCGCCGCACACGCTCGACGCCCTGCGGGAAGCGGGTGCGGCCGTGCTGCGCACCGATCGGGACGGCGCCATCGCGGTGACCGGCTCCGGCCGGGACCTGCGGGCGGTCGCCCGCCGCCCGCCGTAG
- a CDS encoding glycosyltransferase 87 family protein — translation MTATVTARTRLRSLPLAALAACLLSFAAFWVAQRAAHVSMLDLSVYRAEGATALAGGDLYAMRATSANLPMTYPPFAALLFTPLTLVGVPEMRTLATVGNLLLLVALVRLSLRLVAPGGTPALHRGGTLWTRPGAALWPAAVLVWCEPVWQTFRYGQINLLVAVAVMWDLTRRADSRWVGAGIGLATAVKLTPGLFVVLLLAVGAARARECGWTPRRNEWLRRGMRATGAFLVVTVVSALVLPDDSRRFWTGAIFETSRVGRTEETANQSLSGVLARLLHTTDPGAWWMVAAVLVGAAGLAVAVLAALRGDRAVAVVACAVTALLVSPISWSHHWVWCVPLLVLLATRVRPVWTAGTALVFGSFALWWVPHAPAPVRLELHQNGWQMLLSGLYTLLGIALLGVFAVWTARAGRAPLGGGAPGAGRTQAVANE, via the coding sequence GTGACCGCGACCGTGACCGCTCGAACCCGCCTCCGGAGTCTGCCGCTCGCCGCTCTGGCCGCTTGCCTGCTGTCCTTCGCGGCCTTCTGGGTCGCGCAGCGCGCCGCCCACGTGTCGATGCTGGACCTGTCGGTCTACCGGGCGGAGGGGGCGACCGCCCTGGCCGGCGGGGACCTGTACGCGATGCGGGCCACGTCGGCGAACCTGCCGATGACGTATCCGCCGTTCGCCGCGCTGCTGTTCACACCGCTCACCCTGGTCGGCGTGCCGGAGATGCGGACGCTGGCCACCGTCGGGAACCTGCTGCTGCTGGTGGCGCTGGTCCGCCTGTCGCTGCGGCTGGTGGCGCCGGGCGGGACGCCCGCGCTCCACCGGGGCGGGACGCTGTGGACGCGGCCGGGGGCGGCCCTGTGGCCGGCGGCGGTCCTGGTGTGGTGCGAGCCGGTGTGGCAGACGTTCCGGTACGGCCAGATCAACCTGCTGGTGGCGGTCGCGGTGATGTGGGATCTGACACGCCGGGCGGACAGTCGCTGGGTCGGGGCCGGCATCGGGCTCGCCACTGCGGTGAAACTCACACCGGGTCTCTTCGTGGTGCTGCTGCTCGCCGTGGGGGCGGCGCGCGCCCGGGAGTGCGGCTGGACGCCGCGGCGGAACGAGTGGCTGCGCCGCGGGATGCGGGCGACGGGGGCGTTCCTGGTGGTGACGGTCGTGTCGGCACTGGTCCTGCCGGACGACTCGCGCCGCTTCTGGACCGGGGCGATCTTCGAGACGAGCCGGGTGGGCCGCACGGAGGAGACCGCCAACCAGTCGCTGAGCGGAGTGCTGGCGCGGTTGCTCCACACGACCGACCCGGGCGCGTGGTGGATGGTCGCGGCGGTTCTGGTGGGGGCCGCCGGGCTCGCCGTGGCGGTGCTCGCGGCACTGCGCGGGGACCGGGCGGTGGCGGTGGTGGCGTGTGCCGTGACGGCCCTGCTGGTGAGCCCGATCTCCTGGTCGCACCACTGGGTGTGGTGCGTGCCGCTGCTGGTCCTGCTCGCCACGCGCGTACGTCCGGTGTGGACGGCCGGGACGGCCCTGGTGTTCGGGTCGTTCGCACTGTGGTGGGTGCCGCACGCTCCCGCGCCGGTACGGCTGGAACTCCACCAGAACGGCTGGCAGATGCTGCTGTCGGGGCTCTACACGCTGCTGGGGATCGCCTTGTTGGGCGTGTTCGCCGTGTGGACGGCACGGGCGGGGCGCGCGCCTCTCGGTGGCGGGGCGCCGGGCGCCGGACGGACTCAGGCCGTCGCGAACGAGTAG
- a CDS encoding ComEA family DNA-binding protein, translating to ATGPVSLNTATVEQLDTLPGVGPVLARHIVEHRARHGGFRSVDELREVRGIGARRFADLRPLVRP from the coding sequence CNGCGACAGGTCCGGTCAGCCTCAACACCGCCACGGTCGAACAGCTCGACACGTTGCCCGGCGTGGGTCCGGTCCTCGCCCGCCACATCGTCGAGCACCGCGCGCGGCACGGCGGGTTCCGGTCGGTCGACGAACTGCGCGAGGTCCGCGGCATCGGCGCCCGCCGCTTCGCCGACCTCCGCCCCCTGGTACGCCCGTGA
- a CDS encoding LCP family protein gives MNDQNSQYDPYHPPQPQIVGYDEYGQPVYQQAQQPFPPQPPQYAGQQDHGYGHDPYAQATQPYPEPQQYPGDQAYQGYEGYEGQPAHGGHDPYGPWQWQAPQPPPSPHPSAARPPEPSAPPAPGGVAAPPGVPGQRRPAPGARDLAESEPPAKAPAGDGPRIDREAGESHDRPGSGDSGERRNAGDGGGYRTEQFAFVDEPDEESEDAIDWLKFTESRSERREEAKRRGRNRIVALCVVLALALVGGVGYLWYAGMLPGLSRGEDRQGGATATGPQKRDVIVLHLHNTRDEATSTALLVDNATTGRGTTVLLPNALAVADDDGTTTTLGKSVEDDGSSGTREAIGSLLGTRITGTWRLDTPYLENLVEIVGGVDLTTDTEVPAEKEGEPPVVRKGENQTLDGRMAVAYATYRGPGEPETAQLQRFGQVVHGVLRKVSTDPEGATATVRSLAQILDPSLPEKDLGASLAKLAERARKGAYKTALLPVRGDGRLTEEAGRGVVRDILGGSVSAPAPGSVVRVGLRNASGDGDATEAARIALANGGYAVVDGGAADGTESASEVVYGDATQKARAEEVAKTLGLPARAVRKGEASPNADVTVVLGGDYRGE, from the coding sequence GTGAACGACCAGAACAGCCAGTACGACCCGTACCACCCACCGCAGCCGCAGATCGTCGGCTACGACGAGTACGGGCAGCCGGTGTACCAGCAGGCCCAGCAGCCGTTTCCGCCCCAGCCGCCCCAGTACGCGGGGCAGCAGGACCACGGGTACGGCCACGACCCGTACGCGCAGGCGACCCAGCCGTACCCCGAGCCGCAGCAGTATCCCGGCGACCAGGCGTACCAGGGGTACGAGGGGTACGAGGGGCAGCCGGCCCACGGCGGCCACGACCCGTACGGCCCCTGGCAGTGGCAGGCCCCGCAGCCCCCGCCGTCTCCGCATCCCTCCGCCGCCCGGCCGCCGGAACCGTCCGCGCCGCCGGCGCCCGGCGGGGTCGCCGCGCCCCCGGGCGTGCCCGGACAGCGCCGTCCCGCCCCCGGAGCGCGGGACCTCGCGGAGTCCGAGCCGCCCGCGAAGGCCCCGGCAGGCGATGGTCCGCGCATCGACCGCGAGGCCGGCGAGTCCCACGACCGGCCCGGCTCCGGTGACTCCGGGGAACGGCGGAACGCCGGCGACGGCGGGGGCTACCGGACCGAGCAGTTCGCCTTCGTCGACGAGCCCGACGAGGAGTCCGAGGACGCCATCGACTGGCTCAAGTTCACCGAGAGCCGTTCGGAACGCCGGGAGGAGGCCAAGCGGCGCGGCCGCAACCGGATCGTCGCGCTCTGCGTCGTCCTCGCCCTCGCCCTGGTCGGCGGCGTCGGCTACCTCTGGTACGCGGGAATGCTCCCGGGTCTGTCCCGGGGGGAGGACCGGCAGGGCGGCGCCACCGCCACCGGCCCGCAGAAGCGCGACGTGATCGTCCTCCACCTGCACAACACGAGGGACGAGGCCACCTCGACGGCCCTCCTGGTCGACAACGCCACCACCGGGCGGGGCACCACGGTCCTCCTGCCGAACGCGCTCGCCGTCGCCGACGACGACGGGACGACCACCACCCTCGGCAAGTCCGTCGAGGACGACGGCTCCTCCGGCACCCGCGAGGCCATCGGCTCCCTCCTCGGCACGAGGATCACCGGCACCTGGCGGCTGGACACCCCGTACCTGGAGAACCTCGTCGAGATCGTCGGCGGTGTCGACCTCACCACCGACACGGAGGTGCCCGCCGAGAAGGAGGGTGAGCCGCCGGTCGTGCGGAAGGGCGAGAACCAGACGCTCGACGGGCGCATGGCCGTCGCCTACGCCACGTACCGGGGCCCGGGCGAGCCCGAGACGGCGCAGCTCCAGCGGTTCGGCCAGGTCGTGCACGGAGTGCTGCGCAAGGTCTCCACCGACCCCGAGGGCGCCACCGCGACGGTCCGGTCGCTGGCGCAGATCCTGGACCCCTCCCTTCCCGAGAAGGACCTCGGCGCGTCGCTGGCGAAGCTCGCCGAGCGCGCCAGGAAGGGCGCGTACAAGACCGCGCTGCTGCCCGTACGGGGCGACGGGCGGCTCACCGAGGAAGCCGGCCGCGGTGTGGTCCGGGACATCCTCGGAGGGTCCGTCAGCGCACCCGCGCCGGGCTCCGTGGTGCGGGTGGGCCTCCGCAACGCCAGCGGCGACGGCGATGCCACCGAGGCCGCGCGGATCGCCCTGGCCAACGGCGGCTACGCGGTCGTCGACGGCGGCGCCGCGGACGGCACGGAGAGCGCCTCGGAGGTCGTCTACGGCGACGCGACGCAGAAGGCCAGGGCGGAGGAGGTCGCCAAGACGCTCGGCCTCCCCGCCCGCGCGGTCCGCAAGGGCGAGGCGTCCCCGAACGCCGATGTCACCGTCGTCCTCGGCGGGGACTACCGGGGCGAGTGA
- the leuS gene encoding leucine--tRNA ligase, which translates to MTETNPAAETAAPHRYTAAMAADIEARWQDFWDARGTYAAPNPSGDLAGDPETVARPKKFIMDMFPYPSGAGLHVGHPLGYIATDVYARYQRMTGHNVLHTLGFDAFGLPAEQYAVQTGTHPRVSTEANMENMKAQLRRLGLGHDKRRSFATIDPDYYKWTQWIFLQIFDSWYDEEAKRARPIADLVARFESGEKAVPGTTRPWAELTAAERADVLSGYRLAYASDAPVNWCPGLGTVLANEEVTADGRSERGNFPVFKAKLRQWNMRITAYADRLLEDLDALDWPEAIKLQQRNWIGRSEGARVDFPVGDDAITVFTTRPDTLFGATYMVLAPEHDLIDRIVPDAWPAGTPALWTGGHATPALAVDAYRKQAAVKSDVERQAEAKEKTGVFTGAHAVNPVSGERVPVFIADYVLMGYGTGAIMAVPAHDARDFAFARAFDLPMRCVVEPGDGRGTDPAAWDDAFDSHDAKIMASANDDVSLDGLGVAEAKAEITRWLESRGIGEGTVNYRLRDWLFSRQRYWGEPFPIVYDEDGVAHALPESMLPLELPEVDDYAPRTFDPDDADTQPETPLSRNQDWVDVTLDLGDGPKRYRRETNTMPNWAGSCWYELRYLDPHNDGKLVDPDVERYWMGPRDGMPHGGVDLYVGGAEHAVLHLLYARFWSKVLYDLGHVSSAEPFHRLFNQGMIQAYVYRDARGIAVPAAEVEERDGAFWYRGEKVGRVLGKMGKSLKNAVTPDEICAEYGADTLRLYEMAMGPLDVSRPWDTRAVVGQYRLLQRLWRNIVDESTGEVTVVDAEPDEDTLRALHKAVDGVSQDMAAMRFNTAIAKITELNNHLTKAAGPVPRSVAERLVLLVAPLAPHIAEELWHRLGHTDSVVHQDFPVADPAYVVDETVTCVVQVKGKVKARLEVSPSITDAELEALALAEPAVVAALGGADIRKVVTRAPKLVNIVPA; encoded by the coding sequence ATGACCGAGACGAATCCGGCTGCCGAGACGGCGGCCCCGCATCGTTACACGGCGGCCATGGCGGCCGACATCGAGGCACGCTGGCAGGACTTCTGGGACGCGCGGGGAACGTACGCGGCGCCGAACCCGAGCGGTGACCTGGCGGGCGACCCGGAGACGGTCGCCCGGCCCAAGAAGTTCATCATGGACATGTTCCCGTACCCGTCCGGCGCGGGCCTGCACGTCGGGCACCCGCTGGGGTACATCGCCACCGACGTCTACGCCCGGTACCAGCGCATGACCGGCCACAACGTCCTGCACACGCTCGGCTTCGACGCCTTCGGCCTGCCCGCCGAGCAGTACGCCGTGCAGACCGGCACGCACCCGCGCGTGTCGACCGAGGCGAACATGGAGAACATGAAGGCCCAGCTCCGCCGGCTGGGCCTGGGCCACGACAAGCGCCGCTCGTTCGCCACGATCGACCCGGACTACTACAAGTGGACCCAGTGGATCTTCCTGCAGATCTTCGACTCCTGGTACGACGAGGAGGCGAAGAGGGCCCGTCCGATCGCCGACCTGGTCGCGCGGTTCGAGAGCGGTGAGAAGGCCGTGCCGGGCACCACGCGCCCGTGGGCCGAGCTGACCGCCGCCGAGCGGGCCGACGTGCTGAGCGGGTACCGCCTGGCGTACGCCTCCGACGCGCCGGTCAACTGGTGCCCCGGCCTGGGCACCGTCCTGGCCAACGAGGAGGTCACCGCCGACGGCCGTTCCGAGCGCGGCAACTTCCCCGTCTTCAAGGCGAAGCTGCGCCAGTGGAACATGCGCATCACCGCCTACGCGGACCGCCTGCTGGAGGACCTGGACGCGCTGGACTGGCCCGAGGCCATCAAGCTGCAGCAGCGCAACTGGATCGGCCGTTCCGAGGGCGCCCGCGTCGACTTCCCCGTCGGCGACGACGCGATCACCGTCTTCACCACGCGCCCCGACACGCTGTTCGGCGCCACGTACATGGTGCTGGCCCCGGAACACGACCTGATCGACCGGATCGTCCCGGACGCCTGGCCGGCCGGCACCCCCGCGCTGTGGACGGGCGGGCACGCCACCCCGGCGCTGGCCGTCGACGCGTACCGCAAGCAGGCCGCCGTCAAGTCCGACGTGGAGCGGCAGGCCGAGGCGAAGGAGAAGACCGGCGTCTTCACCGGCGCCCACGCCGTCAACCCGGTCAGCGGCGAGCGGGTCCCGGTCTTCATCGCCGACTACGTGCTGATGGGCTACGGCACCGGCGCCATCATGGCCGTCCCGGCGCACGACGCCCGCGACTTCGCCTTCGCCCGCGCCTTCGACCTGCCCATGCGCTGCGTGGTCGAGCCGGGCGACGGCCGCGGCACGGACCCGGCCGCCTGGGACGACGCCTTCGACTCGCACGACGCGAAGATCATGGCGTCGGCCAACGACGACGTGTCCCTGGACGGGCTGGGCGTCGCCGAGGCCAAGGCGGAGATCACCCGCTGGCTGGAGTCGCGCGGCATCGGCGAGGGGACCGTCAACTACCGCCTGCGTGACTGGCTGTTCAGCCGCCAGCGCTACTGGGGCGAGCCCTTCCCGATCGTCTACGACGAGGACGGCGTCGCGCACGCGCTGCCCGAGTCGATGCTGCCCCTGGAACTGCCCGAGGTCGACGACTACGCGCCGCGCACCTTCGACCCGGACGACGCCGACACGCAGCCCGAGACCCCGCTGTCCCGCAACCAGGACTGGGTCGACGTCACCCTGGACCTGGGAGACGGGCCCAAGCGGTACCGCCGCGAGACCAACACCATGCCCAACTGGGCCGGTTCCTGCTGGTACGAGCTGCGCTACCTGGACCCGCACAACGACGGGAAGCTGGTCGACCCGGACGTCGAGCGGTACTGGATGGGTCCGCGCGACGGCATGCCGCACGGCGGCGTGGACCTGTACGTGGGCGGCGCCGAACACGCCGTACTGCACCTGCTGTACGCCCGGTTCTGGTCAAAGGTCCTGTACGACCTGGGCCACGTGTCGTCCGCCGAGCCGTTCCACCGGCTGTTCAACCAGGGCATGATCCAGGCGTACGTCTACCGTGACGCGCGCGGCATCGCCGTCCCGGCCGCCGAGGTCGAGGAGCGCGACGGTGCGTTCTGGTACCGGGGCGAGAAGGTCGGCCGCGTCCTGGGCAAGATGGGCAAGTCCCTGAAGAACGCGGTCACCCCGGACGAGATCTGCGCCGAGTACGGCGCCGACACCCTGCGGCTGTACGAGATGGCCATGGGCCCCCTGGACGTCTCCCGCCCCTGGGACACACGCGCGGTGGTGGGCCAGTACCGGCTCCTGCAGCGGCTGTGGCGCAACATCGTCGACGAGTCGACGGGCGAGGTCACCGTCGTCGACGCCGAACCGGACGAGGACACGCTGCGGGCCCTGCACAAGGCCGTCGACGGGGTCTCCCAGGACATGGCCGCGATGCGCTTCAACACGGCCATCGCCAAGATCACCGAGCTGAACAACCACCTGACCAAGGCGGCCGGCCCGGTGCCCCGGTCCGTCGCCGAGCGACTGGTGCTGCTGGTCGCGCCGCTGGCACCGCACATCGCCGAGGAGCTGTGGCACCGGCTGGGCCACACCGACTCCGTCGTCCACCAGGACTTCCCGGTCGCCGACCCGGCGTACGTCGTCGACGAGACCGTGACGTGCGTGGTGCAGGTCAAGGGCAAGGTCAAGGCGCGCCTGGAGGTCTCCCCGTCGATCACGGACGCGGAGCTGGAGGCACTGGCCCTGGCCGAGCCAGCGGTCGTCGCGGCCCTGGGCGGCGCGGACATCCGCAAGGTCGTCACCCGCGCGCCGAAGCTGGTGAACATCGTCCCGGCGTGA
- the rsfS gene encoding ribosome silencing factor, with protein sequence MSPIADESLLVTATDRSIALVHAAAQAAADRLAHDIIAYDVSDVLSITDAFLLASAPNDRQVKSIVDEIEERLNKELGAKPVRREGDREARWVLLDYVDIVVHVQHSEERVFYALERLWKDCPELPLPEDAVKTRGKAAEHARLSGTDGSGPDALPGDGTDGELR encoded by the coding sequence ATGTCCCCGATCGCCGACGAAAGCCTGCTTGTGACCGCCACCGACCGATCCATCGCGCTCGTCCACGCCGCCGCCCAGGCGGCCGCCGACCGGCTCGCCCACGACATCATCGCGTACGACGTCAGCGACGTGCTGTCGATCACCGATGCCTTCCTGCTCGCCTCCGCGCCCAACGACCGCCAGGTCAAGTCGATCGTCGACGAGATCGAGGAGCGGCTGAACAAGGAGCTGGGTGCCAAGCCGGTGCGCCGCGAGGGCGACCGCGAGGCCCGCTGGGTCCTGCTCGACTACGTGGACATCGTCGTCCACGTCCAGCACAGCGAGGAGCGGGTGTTCTACGCCCTGGAGCGGCTCTGGAAGGACTGCCCCGAGCTGCCCCTGCCCGAGGACGCCGTGAAGACCCGCGGCAAGGCCGCGGAGCACGCCAGGCTCAGCGGAACCGACGGCTCCGGCCCCGACGCGCTGCCCGGCGACGGAACGGACGGTGAGCTGCGCTGA
- a CDS encoding histidine phosphatase family protein → MSAGKGRRVVLWRHGQTSWNLQRRFQGDTDIELTETGFAQARRAARLLAALAPDAIIASDLKRAAATAAELAVLTGHPVSHHAALRETYAGVWQGLTHEEILALHGEEYRAWKRGEPVRRGGGELETEVADRAAPVVLEHVGRLPENGTLVVVSHGGTIRTTIGRLLGLPAHHWESLGGLSNCCWSVLGEGARGWRLLEHNAGTLPEPVLGDDD, encoded by the coding sequence CTGAGCGCCGGCAAGGGCCGCCGCGTCGTCCTCTGGCGCCACGGCCAGACCTCCTGGAACCTGCAGCGCCGCTTCCAGGGCGACACCGACATCGAGCTGACCGAAACGGGCTTCGCCCAGGCCCGCCGGGCCGCCCGCCTGCTCGCCGCCCTGGCACCGGACGCGATCATCGCCTCCGACCTCAAGCGGGCCGCTGCCACGGCCGCCGAACTCGCCGTGCTCACGGGGCATCCGGTCAGCCACCACGCCGCGCTCCGCGAGACGTACGCCGGCGTCTGGCAGGGGTTGACCCACGAGGAGATCCTCGCCCTCCACGGCGAGGAGTACCGCGCCTGGAAGCGCGGCGAACCGGTGCGGCGCGGCGGCGGCGAACTGGAGACCGAGGTCGCCGACCGGGCCGCCCCCGTCGTACTGGAGCACGTCGGGAGGCTGCCCGAGAACGGCACCCTTGTCGTGGTCAGCCACGGCGGGACGATCCGCACCACGATCGGCCGGCTCCTGGGCCTCCCCGCGCACCACTGGGAGAGCCTCGGCGGCCTGTCCAACTGCTGCTGGTCCGTCCTCGGGGAGGGTGCGCGGGGCTGGCGGCTGCTCGAGCACAACGCGGGCACGCTCCCCGAGCCGGTCCTCGGCGACGACGACTGA